One segment of Pontibacter akesuensis DNA contains the following:
- the eboE gene encoding metabolite traffic protein EboE, whose protein sequence is MYLQQGYHLTYCTNIHPGESWEEVFTNLESYFPPLKKELSPDKPFGIGLRLSNLASEQLLEGNQLQEFKSWLHEQGLYVFTMNGFPYGGFHNQEVKDRVHFPDWATEERVAYTIRLAQIMAELLPEGMEGGISTSPLSYKPWLREADEQKMKSVFTHAAQHLVQVVEALHQIKTQTGKTIHLDIEPEPDGLLENSKEVIKFYKEWLQPIGADKLQESLGLTKDDAVEAIYTYVQLCYDVCHFALAYEKPQEAFAKLKHAGIRIGKIQLSAALKAELPQDVETRAELSEAMAMFAESTYLHQVVEKDKEGELTQYPDLTFALQHIRKPNAVEWRTHFHVPLFTQEYNGLQSTQEDVAEVLRLLQQNNVTQHLEVETYTWDVLPLDLKKDLSLSIQRELEWVIETINKKHDAEDRSAEHRGANEIPDRQAHTAPGQMGS, encoded by the coding sequence ATGTACCTGCAACAGGGTTACCACCTCACATACTGCACCAACATCCATCCCGGCGAAAGCTGGGAGGAGGTCTTCACTAATCTGGAATCATACTTTCCGCCGCTCAAAAAGGAGCTCTCGCCAGACAAGCCCTTTGGCATTGGCCTGCGCCTCTCTAACCTCGCCAGCGAACAACTACTGGAAGGCAATCAACTGCAGGAGTTTAAAAGCTGGCTGCACGAGCAGGGGCTGTATGTGTTCACGATGAACGGCTTTCCATATGGCGGCTTCCACAACCAGGAAGTCAAAGACAGGGTGCACTTCCCTGATTGGGCAACGGAAGAGCGGGTGGCCTATACTATCCGGCTGGCACAGATCATGGCCGAGCTGTTACCCGAGGGCATGGAGGGCGGTATTTCCACCTCTCCTCTCTCCTACAAGCCCTGGCTGCGCGAGGCCGATGAGCAGAAAATGAAGTCTGTGTTTACCCATGCGGCCCAGCACCTGGTACAGGTAGTGGAGGCGCTGCACCAGATCAAAACGCAGACAGGCAAAACCATCCACCTCGACATTGAACCGGAGCCAGACGGACTGCTGGAGAACTCCAAGGAAGTGATTAAGTTTTACAAGGAGTGGCTGCAGCCAATTGGCGCAGATAAACTGCAGGAGTCGCTGGGGCTGACAAAGGACGATGCTGTTGAAGCGATCTATACTTACGTGCAGCTCTGCTACGATGTGTGTCACTTCGCGCTGGCTTACGAAAAGCCCCAGGAAGCCTTTGCCAAACTGAAGCATGCCGGCATCAGAATCGGCAAGATTCAGTTAAGTGCGGCCCTGAAAGCCGAGCTCCCACAGGATGTGGAAACGCGCGCCGAGCTTTCCGAAGCCATGGCCATGTTTGCCGAATCGACTTACCTGCACCAGGTGGTGGAAAAGGATAAGGAGGGAGAACTCACGCAGTACCCCGACCTGACTTTTGCCCTGCAGCACATCCGCAAACCCAACGCCGTAGAATGGCGCACGCACTTCCATGTGCCGCTGTTCACGCAGGAGTACAACGGCCTGCAGTCTACCCAGGAGGATGTGGCCGAAGTACTGCGCCTGTTGCAGCAAAATAACGTAACGCAGCACCTGGAGGTAGAAACCTATACGTGGGACGTGCTGCCGCTTGACCTTAAAAAAGACCTTTCCCTTTCCATCCAACGTGAGCTGGAGTGGGTGATTGAAACTATCAACAAAAAACATGACGCAGAAGACCGTAGTGCTGAACATCGTGGGGCTAACGAAATCCCTGATCGGCAAGCACACACCGCACCTGGCCAAATGGGCAGCTAA
- a CDS encoding 3-dehydroquinate synthase, which translates to MKTIEQNFAVPFRYGVYFTEGLFQPENTMLTDVLAQDNSASCRKVLFVIDSGVAEASPGLLEQINSYTSAHAQALQQVAEPLILPGGEDSKNDPEHLQTILAGINQFGVCRHSYLIAIGGGALLDLAGFAAAIAHRGIRLVRIPTTVLSQNDSGVGVKNSINAFGKKNFLGTFAPPFAVINDSNFLLTLEDRDWRSGISEAIKVALIKDEAFYQSIKQDARKLAQRDMATMQQLIHRCAELHVEHIGGLDPFEMGSSRPLDFGHWAAHKLEQLTKYSLRHGEAVAIGIALDVTYSWLQGMINAPEHDEILALLQELGFNLFVPELVQQGEDGQLSVIRGLTEFREHLGGQLTIMLLSRIGTGVEVHHMNPELVEQAIRFLQKKQQPHTQPQV; encoded by the coding sequence ATGAAGACGATAGAACAGAATTTTGCAGTACCGTTCCGGTATGGGGTATACTTTACAGAAGGGCTTTTTCAGCCGGAGAATACCATGCTCACAGATGTGCTGGCACAGGATAACTCCGCCAGTTGCCGTAAGGTGTTGTTTGTAATAGACAGCGGCGTGGCTGAGGCCAGCCCGGGTTTGCTGGAGCAAATCAATTCCTATACTTCGGCACATGCCCAGGCGCTGCAACAGGTAGCGGAGCCGCTTATACTTCCGGGGGGCGAGGATTCCAAAAACGACCCGGAACACCTGCAAACCATACTTGCGGGTATTAACCAGTTTGGCGTGTGCCGGCATTCCTACCTGATCGCCATCGGTGGCGGTGCCCTGCTCGATCTGGCTGGCTTTGCCGCTGCTATCGCGCATCGCGGCATACGCCTTGTGCGCATTCCAACAACCGTGCTTTCGCAAAATGATTCTGGAGTTGGCGTGAAAAACAGCATCAACGCCTTCGGCAAAAAGAACTTCTTGGGCACCTTTGCGCCGCCCTTCGCCGTAATCAACGATAGCAACTTTCTGCTTACACTCGAAGACCGCGACTGGCGCTCCGGCATTTCGGAGGCCATCAAGGTAGCACTGATCAAAGACGAAGCCTTTTACCAAAGTATAAAACAAGACGCCCGGAAGCTGGCACAGCGCGACATGGCGACCATGCAACAGCTGATTCACCGTTGCGCCGAGCTACACGTGGAGCATATCGGCGGCCTTGATCCGTTCGAGATGGGCTCTTCGCGGCCACTGGATTTTGGGCATTGGGCAGCGCACAAACTGGAGCAACTCACCAAGTATAGCCTGCGCCACGGCGAGGCAGTGGCCATTGGCATCGCGCTGGATGTAACTTACTCCTGGCTACAGGGCATGATAAATGCACCGGAACACGACGAAATACTGGCGCTACTGCAGGAACTGGGATTTAACCTCTTTGTGCCGGAACTGGTGCAGCAGGGGGAAGACGGGCAGCTGTCTGTGATCCGCGGCTTAACAGAATTCAGGGAGCACCTGGGCGGGCAGCTGACCATTATGCTGCTGTCGCGCATCGGCACAGGCGTGGAAGTGCACCACATGAATCCGGAACTGGTAGAACAGGCGATTCGCTTCCTCCAGAAAAAACAGCAACCCCATACCCAGCCGCAAGTATAA
- the eboC gene encoding UbiA-like protein EboC (EboC, a homolog the polyprenyltransferase UbiA, belongs to system of proteins involved in the trafficking of precursor metabolites to an extracytoplasmic compartment so that the biosynthesis of certain natural products, such as scytonemin, can be completed.) → MSTVGAYVRLMRPANIVTAIADIMLGFAASGALLSRSLWENGFEAAHLQPLGWLVLATIGLYGGGVVFNDVFDADLDRVERPERPIPSGKASLAGATILGLVLLIGGILAAWQVSDVSALIALAVALLALLYDWKGKHHTFLGPINMGSCRGGNLLLGVSAIPAALDDLWFIALIPIIYIAAITMVSRGEVHGGNTAALKGAVLMYGIVFAGIMSLALLPQFNLLYTLPFLLLFAWLIFPPLFKAMPTKEPKLIIKAVKAGILALIVMNASIAAGFAGWQYGLIVLLLLPVSIYIARRFAVT, encoded by the coding sequence ATGAGTACAGTAGGAGCTTACGTACGCCTGATGCGCCCAGCTAACATTGTGACCGCCATTGCGGATATTATGTTAGGTTTCGCCGCATCAGGTGCTTTGCTTTCACGCAGCCTGTGGGAGAATGGATTTGAGGCCGCACACTTGCAGCCGCTCGGCTGGCTGGTGCTGGCCACTATCGGGTTGTACGGCGGCGGCGTAGTGTTTAATGATGTATTTGATGCAGACCTCGACAGAGTGGAACGTCCAGAGCGGCCTATTCCGAGTGGCAAGGCTTCATTGGCAGGGGCAACTATACTTGGACTGGTGTTGCTGATTGGCGGCATTCTGGCTGCCTGGCAGGTATCGGATGTAAGTGCCCTTATCGCACTGGCTGTTGCCCTGCTCGCCCTGCTCTACGACTGGAAAGGCAAGCATCATACTTTCCTAGGCCCGATAAACATGGGCTCTTGTCGGGGTGGCAATCTGCTTTTAGGAGTGAGTGCCATTCCCGCCGCTTTAGATGATTTGTGGTTCATTGCCTTGATTCCTATCATCTATATTGCTGCCATTACCATGGTGAGTCGTGGGGAAGTGCATGGTGGGAACACAGCCGCGTTGAAAGGAGCCGTGCTGATGTATGGCATTGTGTTTGCCGGAATTATGAGCCTGGCGCTGCTGCCGCAGTTTAACCTGCTTTACACGCTGCCCTTCCTGCTGCTGTTTGCCTGGCTTATTTTCCCGCCGCTCTTTAAGGCCATGCCCACTAAGGAACCAAAGCTTATCATTAAGGCCGTGAAAGCGGGTATTCTGGCCCTGATCGTGATGAATGCAAGTATAGCCGCTGGTTTTGCAGGCTGGCAATACGGCCTGATCGTGCTGCTGCTTCTACCCGTATCCATCTACATCGCCAGGCGTTTCGCTGTAACCTAA
- a CDS encoding TatD family hydrolase has product MNTHNLMLIDPHIHMTSRTTDDYERMQKAGIVAIIEPAFWLGQPRTEAGSFKDYFSSLVGWERFRASQFGIKHYCTIGLNSKEANNEALAEQVMELLPLFVCKEGVVGVGEIGYDDQTPTEDKYFRAQLELAKEVNMPVQVHTPHRDKKAGTIKSMEVCLEHGIAPDMVVIDHNNEETVKDVLDRGFWAAFTIYPNSKMGNERMVEIVKQYGSERIIVNSSADWGVSDPLSVPKTASLMLERGISIEDVRKVCYQNALDSFGKSGQMHESDWLKGTQVDQREKFSDNSVLRGGQTPVVGEVKATDSLDSNIVR; this is encoded by the coding sequence ATGAACACGCACAACCTGATGCTGATCGACCCGCATATCCATATGACTTCCCGCACAACGGATGATTATGAGCGGATGCAAAAGGCAGGCATTGTGGCCATAATCGAACCAGCATTCTGGCTAGGGCAGCCCCGCACTGAGGCCGGCTCCTTTAAAGATTATTTCAGCAGCCTTGTTGGCTGGGAGCGCTTTCGTGCCAGCCAGTTCGGCATCAAGCACTACTGCACCATCGGTCTAAACTCCAAGGAAGCCAATAACGAGGCGCTGGCAGAGCAGGTGATGGAACTGCTGCCGCTTTTCGTTTGCAAAGAGGGCGTGGTTGGCGTGGGCGAGATCGGGTACGACGACCAGACGCCTACAGAAGACAAGTATTTCAGGGCACAGCTGGAGCTTGCCAAGGAAGTAAACATGCCGGTGCAGGTACACACACCGCACCGCGACAAGAAAGCCGGGACCATTAAAAGTATGGAGGTATGCCTGGAACACGGCATTGCGCCCGACATGGTGGTGATCGACCACAACAACGAGGAAACGGTGAAGGATGTGCTGGACAGGGGCTTTTGGGCCGCCTTTACCATTTACCCGAACTCCAAAATGGGCAACGAACGCATGGTGGAGATCGTGAAGCAGTATGGCTCAGAGCGCATCATCGTCAACTCTTCTGCCGACTGGGGCGTGAGCGATCCGCTCTCGGTACCAAAAACCGCTTCGCTGATGCTCGAGCGCGGGATAAGTATAGAGGATGTGCGCAAAGTATGTTATCAGAATGCCCTCGACTCATTTGGCAAAAGCGGCCAGATGCATGAGTCGGATTGGCTGAAAGGCACACAGGTAGACCAGCGCGAGAAGTTCTCAGACAACTCGGTGCTGCGTGGCGGCCAAACGCCAGTCGTGGGTGAAGTTAAAGCCACCGACAGCCTGGACTCAAACATTGTACGCTAA
- a CDS encoding EboA domain-containing protein — MYQADIYATKTFLMEVLERTTTPEGIKWLVQKMKLVEDENAKPKELYLAFSAASRFIGKAPLQLTPHDAEMADIIRPGFDPSRWTAAQAARTLLILSMPYQDGEAFRQQLETLFNTADMGELVALYAGLPLLPHPELFRERAAEGFRTNMGDVFEAVALDNPYPADYMHEDAWNNMVLKTLFVGKPVFRIYGIEKRRNAKLARILSDYAHERWAAGRPVSPELWRPVGPFIDEAILKDIKKLFAQPSELEQEAAALACAQSSNQQAKELLSAHPQLKSRVENGEITWRLIGDKNLQLS; from the coding sequence GTGTACCAGGCAGATATCTACGCTACTAAAACCTTCCTGATGGAGGTACTCGAGCGCACCACCACACCCGAAGGCATAAAATGGCTCGTGCAGAAAATGAAGCTGGTGGAGGATGAAAACGCCAAACCAAAAGAGCTTTACCTGGCTTTTAGCGCAGCTTCCCGCTTTATCGGTAAAGCGCCCCTGCAACTCACGCCGCACGACGCGGAAATGGCCGATATCATCCGGCCCGGTTTTGACCCCAGCCGTTGGACCGCTGCTCAGGCCGCCCGCACCTTGCTGATCCTCTCCATGCCGTACCAGGATGGAGAGGCGTTCCGGCAGCAACTCGAGACGCTTTTTAACACCGCAGACATGGGCGAACTGGTGGCGCTGTATGCGGGCCTGCCGCTGCTGCCTCACCCTGAGCTATTCCGCGAGCGTGCCGCCGAGGGCTTCCGTACCAACATGGGCGATGTGTTTGAGGCGGTGGCGCTGGACAACCCCTACCCTGCCGACTACATGCACGAGGACGCCTGGAACAACATGGTGCTGAAGACGCTCTTTGTTGGAAAGCCAGTGTTTCGCATTTATGGCATTGAAAAGAGACGAAACGCCAAGCTGGCCCGTATCCTCTCTGATTACGCCCACGAGCGCTGGGCTGCCGGCAGGCCCGTTTCTCCCGAACTGTGGCGCCCGGTTGGGCCCTTTATTGATGAGGCCATTCTCAAGGACATTAAAAAGCTGTTCGCGCAGCCCAGCGAGCTGGAGCAGGAGGCGGCCGCGCTGGCCTGCGCCCAAAGCAGCAACCAGCAGGCAAAAGAGCTGCTAAGCGCCCATCCGCAACTTAAATCCCGCGTAGAGAACGGAGAAATTACCTGGCGCCTCATCGGCGATAAAAACCTGCAGCTTTCTTGA
- a CDS encoding YczE/YyaS/YitT family protein, whose amino-acid sequence MPTNIFKNDTPRNWIIRYAFFFLGLICFGLGIGISVKVKHLGLHPWDVLNVAFAQRFGLSIGTWSVIIGLVLIIIALFINRKYINIGTFLNALLIGPILDFFLWTNVLPEPTYTWVDYVWLLIGILIVGIGGGLYVAGGIGAGPRDGFMLTISDRTGFSVSKARIVVECIVLLIGYLLGGPVGIVTFFYTFILSPVFQVSLKLFAHLRHVLSEPNPREARA is encoded by the coding sequence ATGCCGACGAACATTTTCAAGAACGACACGCCCCGCAACTGGATCATTCGCTATGCCTTCTTCTTTCTCGGGCTGATTTGCTTTGGCCTGGGCATTGGCATCTCCGTGAAGGTAAAGCACCTGGGCCTGCACCCCTGGGACGTGCTGAACGTGGCTTTCGCGCAGCGGTTCGGCCTAAGCATCGGCACCTGGAGCGTGATCATTGGGCTTGTGCTGATCATCATCGCGCTGTTTATCAACCGGAAATACATTAACATCGGCACCTTCCTGAATGCGCTGCTGATTGGGCCTATACTTGATTTTTTCCTATGGACGAATGTGCTGCCGGAGCCAACCTATACCTGGGTGGATTACGTGTGGCTGCTGATCGGAATATTGATTGTGGGTATTGGTGGTGGCCTGTATGTGGCAGGCGGCATTGGGGCTGGCCCGCGTGATGGCTTTATGCTCACCATCTCCGACCGCACGGGCTTTTCGGTGAGCAAAGCACGAATTGTGGTGGAGTGTATCGTGCTGCTGATCGGCTACTTGCTGGGTGGCCCGGTGGGGATTGTTACGTTTTTCTACACGTTTATTTTAAGTCCGGTATTCCAGGTTTCGCTGAAGCTATTCGCGCACCTGCGGCATGTGCTAAGTGAACCAAACCCGCGTGAGGCACGGGCATAG
- a CDS encoding TonB-dependent receptor domain-containing protein — protein sequence MKKNILLILLGLSTTAVLAQAPQQSRPTQQAAIPGTTAPKGNATISGTVVDAETKQPVEFATVALINLSTGKPIDGAMVDDKGRFTIQKVAAGQYKLNISFLGYQLQTVENVTVAADNSQVNVGTVSLASDTQKLSEVVITGEKPLVEEKIDRTVYNAEKDITNAGGNAADVLQKVPSLSVDTDGNVQLRGSGNVRVLINNKPSSIMAGSVADALKQIPADMIKSVEVITSPSAKYDAEGTAGIINIITKKDSGLEGVNGSVSATVGTRNSNGNASVNVRRGKLGINASASTFQFYNHGDMSNVTVFNAPEASRTIRSQFGETDIRGGFMNGQLGFDYEISAKNSLSGSIRKNGGAFKMENDQRQFLTVGGEEQPLQSFYTDIENRNKRQGTDINLDFVHTFGKEGQELALLSQYTTTNTDTRNYQDRYDQGEDPFFLQRNQNDGGNDELTFQADYIHPFKNKTTLELGAKSIFRGVSSDGIYRDIFNDSPEESSTLNFDYSQDVYASYFTYGFAIKKKLNVKLGGRVEQTEIDGDYFRIKEDGTEETSDISDSYNNLIPSIALSYTLKEKHTLKANFTQRIQRPSLFFLNPFDQEQAPGTVVRGNPFLDAELTNLYELGYSTYFKTSSISTSFYMRETDNAIETVPGVEGNTTVLSFANVAQNKTYGGSIFGSVKPVKAWTVSGSSNIYFVDLKSALYENSGWMYNINANSSYDFGKGYSAQFNGGFNSRRIQLQGSFAAFSYHTLAFKKELFDGKGGISLGLDNPFRKSMKMKNDVEAIDFTQRIRINNYNRGARVSVDYRFGKMEKSKPSRRKRSIRNDDTKQGDGNGAGGVQ from the coding sequence ATGAAGAAAAATATACTTTTAATCTTGCTTGGCCTTAGCACTACCGCTGTGCTGGCTCAGGCGCCACAGCAGTCGCGGCCAACCCAACAGGCCGCCATACCTGGCACTACCGCCCCTAAAGGCAATGCCACCATCAGCGGCACCGTAGTGGATGCCGAAACAAAGCAACCCGTCGAGTTTGCGACGGTGGCCCTCATCAACCTTAGCACCGGCAAGCCGATTGACGGAGCCATGGTAGACGACAAAGGCCGCTTCACGATACAGAAAGTGGCCGCCGGCCAGTACAAGCTCAATATTTCATTTCTGGGTTACCAGCTGCAGACCGTAGAAAACGTGACAGTAGCCGCCGACAACTCCCAGGTAAACGTAGGAACCGTATCCCTGGCCTCTGATACACAGAAGCTGAGCGAGGTGGTGATTACGGGTGAGAAGCCACTGGTGGAGGAGAAAATAGACCGCACCGTATACAATGCCGAAAAAGACATCACCAATGCCGGTGGCAACGCCGCTGACGTGCTGCAGAAAGTGCCTTCCTTAAGTGTGGACACCGACGGTAACGTGCAGCTGCGCGGCAGCGGCAACGTGCGCGTGCTCATCAACAACAAGCCTTCCTCCATTATGGCGGGTAGCGTGGCTGATGCCCTAAAGCAGATCCCGGCCGATATGATCAAGTCGGTGGAGGTAATCACCAGCCCATCGGCTAAGTATGATGCCGAGGGAACCGCCGGTATCATCAACATCATCACGAAAAAAGACAGCGGCCTGGAGGGCGTAAACGGCTCTGTGAGCGCCACCGTGGGCACACGCAACAGCAACGGCAACGCCAGTGTGAATGTGCGCCGCGGTAAGCTGGGTATCAATGCCAGCGCCAGCACCTTCCAGTTCTATAACCACGGCGACATGAGCAATGTCACCGTCTTCAACGCGCCAGAGGCATCACGTACCATTCGCTCACAGTTTGGGGAGACCGATATCCGGGGCGGCTTTATGAACGGCCAGTTGGGATTTGATTACGAGATATCAGCCAAGAACAGCCTATCAGGAAGTATACGCAAGAACGGTGGCGCATTTAAAATGGAGAACGACCAGCGCCAGTTCTTAACTGTAGGTGGGGAGGAACAACCGCTACAGTCGTTTTACACAGACATTGAAAACCGCAACAAGCGCCAGGGCACAGACATCAACCTGGACTTTGTGCATACCTTCGGCAAGGAGGGGCAGGAGCTAGCGCTTCTCTCGCAGTACACCACCACCAACACCGATACCCGCAACTACCAGGACCGCTACGACCAGGGCGAAGATCCGTTCTTCCTGCAGCGCAACCAGAACGACGGCGGCAACGACGAACTTACGTTTCAGGCAGACTACATCCATCCTTTCAAAAACAAAACCACCTTGGAGTTGGGTGCCAAGAGCATTTTCCGTGGCGTGAGCAGCGATGGTATTTACCGCGACATTTTTAACGATAGCCCGGAAGAAAGCAGCACCCTGAACTTTGACTATTCGCAGGATGTGTACGCCTCTTACTTTACCTATGGCTTTGCCATCAAAAAGAAGCTGAACGTGAAACTGGGCGGACGTGTGGAGCAGACTGAGATTGACGGGGACTACTTCCGCATAAAAGAGGACGGCACCGAAGAGACCTCGGACATCTCTGACAGCTACAACAACCTAATCCCAAGTATAGCCTTGTCTTATACTTTAAAAGAGAAGCACACGCTGAAGGCAAACTTCACGCAGCGCATCCAGCGCCCGTCGCTGTTCTTCCTGAACCCGTTTGACCAGGAGCAGGCGCCAGGCACTGTGGTGCGTGGCAACCCGTTTCTTGATGCGGAACTAACGAACCTCTACGAGTTGGGCTACAGCACCTACTTCAAAACCTCGTCTATCAGCACCTCCTTCTACATGCGCGAAACAGACAACGCGATCGAGACCGTGCCTGGCGTAGAAGGCAACACCACCGTGCTGAGCTTTGCCAACGTAGCGCAGAACAAAACCTACGGCGGCAGCATCTTCGGATCGGTAAAGCCTGTGAAAGCGTGGACGGTGAGCGGCAGCTCCAACATCTACTTTGTGGACCTGAAGAGTGCCCTGTATGAAAACAGCGGCTGGATGTACAACATCAACGCCAACTCCTCCTACGACTTCGGAAAAGGCTATAGTGCGCAGTTCAACGGTGGTTTTAACTCCCGCCGCATTCAGTTGCAGGGTAGCTTTGCCGCTTTCTCCTACCACACGCTGGCCTTCAAGAAAGAGCTGTTTGATGGCAAGGGCGGCATCAGCCTGGGCCTTGACAACCCGTTCCGCAAGAGCATGAAGATGAAGAACGACGTGGAGGCGATCGATTTCACGCAGCGCATCCGCATCAATAACTACAACCGCGGCGCCCGTGTTTCCGTTGATTACCGCTTCGGTAAAATGGAGAAATCAAAGCCATCGCGCCGCAAGCGCAGCATCCGCAACGACGACACCAAGCAAGGTGACGGCAACGGTGCCGGTGGCGTTCAATAA
- a CDS encoding HEPN domain-containing protein — protein MQSFRTEIENPLVEKDIIELERKIRLYREGKLQEDKFKSLRLARGVYGQRQLGVQMVRIKLPFGKLSTQQLIRIADISDEYSTGNLHLTTRQDIQIHFVSLDRTPELWAKLEQDDITLREACGNTVRNVTASPEAGIDPNEPFDVSPYADATFRYFLRNPICQEMGRKFKMSFSSSDSDTAMSYMHDLGFIPKVVEGQCGFKVMIGGGLGAQPALAHTAFEFLPEDKVIPLIEGVLRIFDRYGERNNRNKARFKYLITKLGLEEVMRLVNEEYKALKSKIFAIDKSIDFNPAPPAHREVPDFVIEDTDKYNKWLKTNVFSQKQEGYYGIYIKVQIGDISSDTARKLVPLVRDFAADEIRVTQGQNLLLKYVRAEALPYFFASLDELGLAEPGFNSVADITTCPGTDTCNLGISNSTNITKVLERVIVEEYPEMLFNTDIKIKISGCMNSCGQHGMANLGFHGSSLKSGKSVVPALQVLLGGGTVHNGEGRIAQKLLKVPSKRGPEVLRYVLDDYQANKLEGERFNTYYDRNGKDYFYQLLKPLADLTSLTSDDFIDWGHQNDFQPAIGVGECAGVMIDLVATLLYEADEKLEWAAEALEEKRFGDAVYYAYAAFISTAKGLLLDKNVSTNTQLSILQEFDTHFVQTGIFSFETDFKTKVLQINQHEPSEVFATDYLSQALLFLQEANRYRHAAILNN, from the coding sequence ATGCAAAGTTTTAGAACCGAAATAGAAAATCCGCTCGTTGAAAAAGATATCATCGAACTGGAGCGGAAGATTCGACTTTACCGGGAGGGAAAGCTTCAGGAAGATAAATTCAAGAGCCTGCGCCTGGCGCGCGGCGTGTACGGGCAGCGCCAGTTAGGCGTACAGATGGTGCGCATCAAGTTGCCTTTCGGGAAGCTTAGCACGCAGCAGTTAATCCGCATTGCCGACATTTCGGATGAGTATTCAACCGGCAACCTGCACCTGACCACACGCCAGGACATTCAAATCCACTTCGTAAGCCTGGACAGAACACCGGAACTGTGGGCCAAGCTGGAGCAGGATGACATCACCTTGCGCGAAGCCTGCGGCAACACAGTGCGAAACGTAACCGCATCGCCGGAAGCAGGCATTGACCCGAACGAACCGTTTGATGTGTCGCCTTATGCGGATGCCACCTTCCGCTATTTCCTGCGCAACCCGATCTGCCAGGAAATGGGCCGCAAGTTCAAAATGTCCTTCTCCTCCAGCGACTCCGATACAGCCATGTCCTACATGCACGACCTTGGCTTTATACCGAAGGTGGTGGAGGGGCAATGTGGTTTTAAAGTGATGATTGGAGGAGGTTTGGGAGCACAGCCGGCGTTGGCGCATACGGCTTTTGAGTTCTTGCCAGAAGATAAGGTAATTCCTCTTATCGAGGGCGTATTGCGCATCTTCGACCGCTATGGCGAGCGCAACAACCGCAACAAAGCCCGATTCAAGTACCTGATTACGAAACTGGGGCTTGAGGAGGTGATGCGCTTGGTGAACGAAGAGTACAAAGCGTTGAAGTCAAAGATATTTGCTATCGATAAAAGCATTGATTTCAATCCGGCTCCTCCGGCTCACAGGGAGGTTCCTGATTTTGTGATAGAGGATACTGACAAGTATAACAAATGGCTAAAAACGAATGTGTTCAGCCAGAAACAGGAAGGCTATTACGGCATCTATATCAAAGTGCAGATCGGGGATATTAGCAGCGATACGGCGCGTAAATTGGTGCCGTTGGTGCGCGATTTTGCGGCCGATGAGATTCGTGTCACGCAGGGGCAGAACCTGCTGCTGAAGTATGTGCGGGCAGAGGCGCTGCCCTACTTCTTTGCCAGTCTGGATGAGTTGGGGCTTGCCGAGCCGGGCTTCAATAGTGTGGCTGATATCACCACCTGTCCCGGTACTGATACCTGTAATCTGGGTATTTCGAACAGCACCAACATCACGAAAGTGCTGGAGCGGGTGATAGTGGAGGAGTATCCGGAGATGCTCTTCAACACCGACATCAAAATAAAAATCAGTGGCTGCATGAATTCCTGTGGTCAGCACGGGATGGCAAATCTCGGTTTCCATGGCTCCTCACTGAAGAGCGGGAAGAGTGTGGTACCGGCGCTGCAGGTGCTTCTAGGCGGTGGTACCGTGCATAACGGGGAAGGCAGAATTGCCCAGAAGCTTTTGAAAGTGCCGAGCAAAAGAGGGCCAGAGGTACTGCGCTATGTGCTGGATGATTACCAGGCGAACAAGCTGGAAGGCGAGCGCTTCAACACCTACTACGACCGCAACGGCAAAGATTATTTTTACCAACTGCTCAAGCCGCTTGCCGACCTCACCAGTCTAACCTCTGATGACTTCATTGACTGGGGACATCAGAATGATTTCCAGCCTGCGATTGGCGTAGGCGAGTGTGCCGGGGTGATGATAGACCTGGTGGCCACGCTACTGTATGAGGCGGATGAGAAGCTGGAGTGGGCCGCAGAGGCTCTGGAAGAAAAGCGCTTCGGCGATGCGGTTTACTATGCCTATGCGGCTTTTATCAGCACAGCCAAAGGGCTTCTGCTTGATAAGAATGTGAGCACCAATACGCAGCTTAGCATCCTGCAGGAATTCGACACGCACTTCGTCCAAACAGGCATTTTCTCATTTGAAACCGATTTCAAAACGAAGGTACTGCAAATCAACCAGCATGAGCCAAGCGAGGTGTTCGCTACAGATTACCTAAGCCAGGCGCTCTTATTTCTGCAGGAAGCGAACCGCTACAGGCACGCAGCAATTTTGAATAACTGA